One Rhizobium rhododendri DNA segment encodes these proteins:
- a CDS encoding fatty acid desaturase, whose amino-acid sequence MPVHNATTKPALADVSSAPADITNEKAWLKILSKYRQPRGTRSAFELAVTVIPFIVFWVLSWIAVHYSFWPGLILIVPAAAFLLRLFMIQHDCGHGSFFARRRVDDWTGRIIGVLTLTPYDYWRRAHAEHHASAGNLDERGVGDIATLTIAEYKALSLRGRMTYRLYRNPVVMFGIGPIWLFLFKQRLPFGMMRSGLQPWVSTMATNAAVAVVAGLLMWAVGVVPFLLVHLPIVVLAGAAGIWLFYVQHQFEETHWSEPPEWQFPHAALHGASNYDLPAPLMWITANIGIHHVHHLASRVPYYRLPEVLRDHPQLRNVGRITIMESIRCVKLVLWDEKTRRLVSFRDAAALPA is encoded by the coding sequence ATGCCGGTGCATAACGCCACGACTAAGCCCGCTCTTGCGGACGTTTCATCCGCTCCTGCTGATATTACCAACGAAAAAGCCTGGCTCAAGATCCTGTCGAAATATCGCCAGCCACGCGGTACTCGTAGCGCGTTCGAACTGGCAGTGACCGTCATCCCCTTTATCGTTTTCTGGGTACTGTCCTGGATCGCCGTTCACTACAGCTTCTGGCCCGGCCTAATCCTGATTGTTCCGGCAGCGGCGTTTCTGCTGCGCCTGTTTATGATCCAGCACGATTGCGGCCATGGCTCGTTTTTCGCCCGCCGTCGCGTCGACGACTGGACGGGCCGTATCATTGGCGTGCTGACGCTGACACCTTACGACTATTGGCGTCGCGCCCATGCCGAACACCACGCCTCTGCCGGCAATCTGGACGAACGCGGCGTCGGTGACATCGCCACGCTGACGATTGCGGAATACAAGGCTCTGTCGCTTCGCGGCCGCATGACGTACCGCCTCTATCGCAACCCGGTGGTCATGTTCGGCATCGGGCCGATCTGGCTGTTTCTCTTCAAGCAGCGGCTGCCATTCGGCATGATGCGCTCCGGGCTGCAGCCATGGGTATCGACGATGGCGACCAACGCCGCCGTCGCGGTGGTCGCCGGCCTGCTCATGTGGGCCGTCGGCGTCGTGCCGTTCCTGCTGGTGCACTTGCCGATCGTCGTGCTCGCCGGCGCCGCAGGCATCTGGCTGTTCTACGTCCAGCACCAGTTCGAAGAAACCCATTGGTCCGAGCCGCCGGAGTGGCAGTTTCCCCACGCCGCCCTGCACGGTGCATCGAATTACGACTTGCCGGCCCCGCTGATGTGGATCACCGCCAATATCGGTATCCATCATGTCCATCACCTTGCCAGTCGAGTCCCTTACTACCGGTTACCGGAAGTGCTGCGCGACCATCCGCAATTGCGCAATGTCGGGCGTATCACGATCATGGAAAGCATCCGCTGCGTAAAGCTCGTCCTCTGGGACGAGAAGACCCGCCGCCTCGTGTCGTTCCGCGACGCAGCCGCCCTGCCAGCATAA
- a CDS encoding NADH:flavin oxidoreductase/NADH oxidase, translated as MSTLFSPFELRNLTLPNRIVVSPMCQYVADNGKATAWHEVHLGGLALSGASMLFLEATAVEAAGRITPGDLGLWNDETEAALKPAIDAIRLVSKTAIVMQLGHSGRKASSHLPWEGGELIPLAEGGWENFAPSPLPHKDGEREPTALDAAGLARVRDAFAATAARAARLGLDGVELHAAHGYLLHQFLSPLSNQRTDEYGGSLENRMRFPLEVFDAVRAAFPSDKAVGVRISATDWVEGGWDVAQSIAFVKELQKRGVDWIDVSSAGVSPLQQITAGPGYQVPFADEIKQATGVTTIAVGLITEAKQAEEIVSSGKADFVALARAMLYDPRWGWHAAAELGATIEVPPSYLRAAPHGKSKLFRQG; from the coding sequence ATGAGCACCCTTTTCTCACCGTTTGAACTTCGCAATCTGACCCTGCCCAACCGGATTGTCGTTTCGCCGATGTGCCAGTATGTCGCCGACAACGGCAAGGCCACCGCCTGGCATGAAGTCCACCTCGGCGGGTTGGCGCTTTCGGGCGCAAGCATGCTGTTTCTGGAAGCGACAGCCGTGGAGGCAGCCGGCCGTATCACGCCCGGCGACCTCGGCCTGTGGAACGACGAAACGGAAGCTGCCCTGAAACCGGCGATCGATGCTATTCGTCTCGTCTCAAAGACGGCTATCGTCATGCAATTGGGTCATTCCGGCCGCAAGGCGTCCAGCCATTTGCCTTGGGAAGGTGGCGAACTCATACCGCTTGCTGAAGGTGGCTGGGAGAACTTTGCCCCCTCCCCTCTTCCTCACAAGGATGGCGAGCGCGAGCCAACCGCTCTCGATGCTGCCGGATTGGCGCGCGTGCGCGATGCTTTCGCAGCGACTGCTGCACGGGCAGCAAGACTTGGGCTGGATGGTGTCGAGCTACATGCCGCCCACGGCTATCTCCTGCATCAATTTCTGTCGCCCCTCTCCAACCAGCGGACGGACGAGTACGGCGGGTCTCTCGAAAACCGCATGCGCTTTCCGCTCGAAGTGTTCGACGCTGTCCGCGCGGCGTTCCCGTCCGACAAGGCCGTTGGCGTGCGAATTTCCGCAACGGATTGGGTCGAGGGTGGATGGGATGTCGCTCAGAGCATTGCGTTCGTCAAGGAACTGCAAAAGCGCGGGGTCGATTGGATCGATGTGTCCTCGGCCGGCGTGTCGCCGTTGCAGCAGATCACCGCAGGACCGGGCTACCAGGTGCCCTTCGCCGACGAGATCAAGCAAGCAACAGGCGTTACGACTATCGCGGTTGGTCTGATCACCGAGGCCAAACAGGCGGAGGAGATCGTCTCGAGCGGTAAGGCTGACTTCGTGGCACTCGCACGCGCGATGCTCTACGATCCACGCTGGGGATGGCATGCTGCGGCGGAGCTCGGTGCGACCATCGAGGTTCCGCCCTCGTACCTGCGCGCTGCTCCGCATGGGAAATCTAAATTATTTCGTCAGGGTTGA
- a CDS encoding MarR family transcriptional regulator → MRELHERMGVNLVLLARLYRRALDGALKPYELSEATVLPMRYIARLGDNIRQGTLADVLNLEGPTLVRVLDQLTELGYIDRIEDPQDRRAKTLRLTAAGQALNTELSNVLAKLRAELFEGASEDDVNATLRVMSQLDANLQRRRRLEPTAD, encoded by the coding sequence ATGAGAGAGTTGCACGAGCGGATGGGCGTTAATCTTGTGCTCCTGGCCCGCCTTTACCGTAGGGCCCTGGATGGTGCTCTGAAGCCTTACGAGCTATCGGAGGCCACCGTTCTGCCAATGCGCTACATTGCCCGCCTCGGCGACAACATCCGTCAGGGCACTCTTGCCGATGTCCTCAATCTGGAGGGACCGACGTTGGTACGGGTTCTCGACCAGCTTACGGAGTTGGGCTATATCGATCGTATCGAAGACCCGCAGGATCGACGCGCCAAAACGTTGCGTCTGACAGCCGCCGGACAGGCGCTGAACACCGAGTTAAGCAACGTATTGGCAAAGCTCCGTGCCGAGCTTTTCGAGGGCGCAAGCGAAGACGATGTGAATGCAACCCTCCGCGTGATGTCGCAACTCGATGCCAATCTTCAGCGCCGGCGCCGGCTCGAGCCGACAGCGGATTAA
- a CDS encoding flavin monoamine oxidase family protein produces the protein MLSQAVVRREVDVIIIGAGAAGIAAGRHLQTVRPDLSLQILEAGAHIGGRALTVRPKLLAGQPVDLGCGWLHGAQTNAWTSVAGDLGLVVDQTPAPWSDGGRRLQNDEAAYAAIGDFFERAENYRGESDKPLSDLLEPDNPWNPRIEAIGTYLNGAALDQSSLLDYANYAPGEGPDWRVREGYGALISTYAGTLPISLHTVVTGIDHRSRTSVVVETNRGALMARWVIVTLSTDMVARETIRFTPALPHKIEAAASLPLGLANKLFLRLPSDLDLPVDTQAYGSATTSATGSYHIRAFGQPIIEAYFAGPFAHDLERAGDAAALAFARDELGGVFGSAIRGDLEFVTMSGWATSPHIGGAYAYARPGAVSARGVLAEPVDGRLLFAGEACSVARYSTAHGAFETGVAAAERIIDAAPAPAANALANES, from the coding sequence ATGCTGTCGCAGGCAGTCGTCCGCCGCGAGGTGGACGTGATCATCATCGGCGCCGGCGCCGCCGGCATTGCCGCCGGACGCCACTTGCAAACCGTCCGTCCGGACTTATCGCTGCAAATTCTTGAGGCCGGCGCGCATATCGGTGGTCGGGCGCTCACGGTTCGACCGAAACTCCTGGCAGGACAACCTGTCGATCTCGGTTGCGGCTGGCTCCATGGCGCCCAAACCAATGCATGGACTTCTGTTGCAGGTGACCTGGGGCTGGTCGTTGACCAGACACCGGCGCCATGGAGCGACGGCGGCCGCCGGCTGCAGAACGACGAAGCGGCATATGCGGCAATCGGTGACTTCTTCGAGCGCGCCGAGAATTATCGGGGAGAGTCCGACAAACCCCTTTCGGACTTGCTCGAGCCGGATAACCCCTGGAACCCTCGGATCGAGGCGATCGGGACCTATCTGAACGGCGCAGCGCTGGATCAGTCCTCCCTTCTGGACTATGCCAACTACGCGCCTGGCGAGGGTCCCGACTGGCGGGTGCGTGAGGGCTACGGGGCGCTGATCAGCACTTACGCCGGTACATTGCCCATTTCGCTTCATACAGTCGTGACCGGCATAGACCACCGCTCTCGCACGTCTGTCGTCGTCGAGACCAATCGGGGGGCGTTGATGGCACGCTGGGTGATCGTCACGCTGTCCACCGATATGGTGGCGCGAGAGACCATACGTTTTACGCCAGCCTTGCCGCACAAGATCGAGGCGGCGGCCTCCCTGCCCCTTGGCCTCGCCAACAAGCTTTTTCTGCGCTTGCCTTCCGATCTCGATTTGCCGGTGGATACGCAGGCCTACGGCTCAGCCACGACGAGTGCCACTGGCAGCTATCATATCCGCGCCTTTGGTCAGCCGATCATCGAGGCCTACTTCGCCGGTCCGTTTGCCCATGATCTGGAAAGGGCGGGCGATGCTGCGGCGCTGGCGTTTGCGCGCGATGAACTGGGAGGCGTCTTCGGAAGCGCAATTCGCGGCGATCTGGAATTTGTGACGATGTCCGGCTGGGCAACATCACCGCATATCGGTGGCGCTTATGCCTATGCCAGGCCGGGCGCTGTTTCTGCGCGCGGCGTGCTCGCCGAGCCCGTCGACGGACGCTTGTTGTTTGCCGGCGAAGCTTGTTCCGTGGCGCGTTATTCCACGGCCCATGGCGCCTTCGAGACAGGCGTTGCAGCGGCTGAAAGGATTATCGATGCTGCGCCAGCACCTGCAGCCAATGCACTTGCAAACGAAAGCTAG
- a CDS encoding MFS transporter, whose translation MLNRFTFSRRASFWTAAAVVAHTLWTSAAPAMTYPLYARQWGLTPFATTAIFAIYPIVVVLVLVGFGDISDYVGRRKTMLFGLAASLIGVLLFAVAPDVWWVLVGRAFMGIGVGLSAGPSAAALVEFSAPGQGQKASAITTLAQVTGLICAALVGGALIQYAPFPTRLNFIVLLVVLAGIFAATWFLPRHLSTEASGPWRFKAIVIPRGLRKIFATSTIAVTASYAMGTIILSLGAQIAHDVIGSPNAMVNGATIALFAFVGGAVAIPARGLKSSATILIGGLSSLTAVGLLAFSASQHSLSLFATALVFGGISYSLLFSGGLGLLNANAPPRHRGGTLSALFLVAYLAQGLAALLLGKIATLYGLNFAVDVGSAIIAGLSLCAMLLAVLYASPTPSSRHVIGNRP comes from the coding sequence ATGCTCAATCGCTTCACTTTCAGTCGCCGGGCGAGCTTCTGGACGGCCGCTGCAGTCGTTGCCCACACGCTATGGACCAGTGCTGCACCGGCCATGACCTACCCGCTCTATGCCAGGCAGTGGGGCCTGACGCCGTTTGCCACGACGGCAATCTTTGCGATCTATCCCATCGTGGTGGTCCTGGTCCTTGTGGGTTTCGGCGATATTTCCGATTATGTCGGTCGTCGCAAGACGATGTTGTTCGGGTTGGCCGCTTCGCTGATCGGTGTGTTGCTGTTCGCGGTGGCGCCGGATGTCTGGTGGGTACTGGTCGGACGCGCTTTCATGGGCATCGGGGTCGGACTTTCTGCCGGGCCGTCGGCTGCCGCACTCGTGGAATTCAGCGCGCCGGGTCAAGGTCAAAAAGCCAGCGCCATTACTACGCTCGCCCAGGTCACCGGCCTGATATGCGCAGCGCTGGTTGGCGGCGCACTGATACAATATGCACCGTTTCCGACGCGCCTGAATTTCATCGTGCTTCTCGTGGTTCTTGCCGGCATATTTGCGGCGACCTGGTTTCTTCCCCGCCATCTCAGCACGGAGGCCTCCGGCCCCTGGCGGTTCAAGGCCATCGTCATCCCGCGCGGCCTGCGCAAGATTTTCGCGACTTCAACCATCGCCGTCACTGCGTCCTATGCGATGGGCACCATCATCCTGTCACTCGGGGCACAGATCGCCCATGACGTGATCGGCTCGCCGAATGCCATGGTCAACGGCGCCACCATCGCACTCTTCGCCTTCGTCGGTGGCGCGGTTGCTATCCCCGCCAGAGGCCTGAAGTCGTCCGCCACGATCTTGATCGGAGGTCTTTCCTCGCTGACTGCAGTTGGCCTGCTTGCCTTTTCCGCCAGCCAGCATTCGCTCAGCCTGTTTGCAACGGCGCTCGTGTTCGGCGGCATATCCTACAGCCTGCTGTTTTCCGGCGGGCTTGGGCTCTTGAACGCCAATGCGCCGCCACGCCATCGCGGCGGTACCTTGTCGGCGCTGTTCCTGGTTGCCTATCTCGCCCAGGGGCTGGCAGCACTCCTGCTCGGGAAGATTGCCACACTCTACGGCTTGAACTTCGCCGTCGATGTGGGATCGGCTATCATTGCCGGCCTGTCATTGTGCGCCATGTTGCTCGCTGTTCTCTACGCCTCCCCTACCCCCTCCTCCCGTCACGTTATTGGAAACCGTCCATGA